The Engystomops pustulosus chromosome 2, aEngPut4.maternal, whole genome shotgun sequence genomic interval GAGGGGTGAATGGGATTAGGCAAAGATAGaggtattggggcagatttacttacccggtccagtcgcgatccagcggcgcgttctcagacgaggattcaggtcttccagtgattcactaaggtggtgcgcccaatgtccaccaggtgtcgcagctgtgccgaagtccgccggagttctccaacctattcccggtgcatgtgagtgatagattttgcgacacaattcggtctttaaattctgtgttttttagaaatccgtcgggttttctgacggacacgtccccaatttctgtcgtgtaAAAGCCGGCgtgtttgcgccaaaatccgatcgtgtgcaccaaaatcccggcggaattcggcgcaaaacggaaaaagtcgggaaacctgacaaaagtgcggccgcggaaccCTTACTaactgagccccaatgtgttaggaTCAGACCTGTCATATAGCTATTGTATATGGGACGACCTGTTTGTAGAGCTTGAGGTCAGGCTGTTATTGTACTGTTAGTGGGGACACTCATTCAGGATCCTCAGCTTATTACTATGGTGGTTTACAAAGAGCGTATCATGCTATGGAGGACTTGTCTGGTTCTGCATGACCCCATTGAACTGAAAGGACACTGTGTAATGCTTCTTTTCTCCTGTtggtggcactgcagggaaattaaACACTCAGTGAGAGGGTTCCCATTAAATTACAACTGACCAATAAGACTCTGAAGAGTCCGACAGATTGTTTAAGGACCATTCTAATAATTAGAAAGAACCCATCTTATCCAATGAGGTCATATTTTCAAAACTATGTGTCCCACAGCTATTATTTTCTGTACTGTCTatatttaaaatgtaatattttacaaATAACTTCCATATAATAGAAAGCCAGTTCGGGGTTGTGCCTATTTTTGACGGTGGAATAAGAATTTACCAGAAAGAAGGATTCATACAAATACTATGATGGTGCATCGTCCCCTGGTTTGGTTCCAACTCACTATTCCTACAAATAAACTTTGATAGTCCACTGGGCAACCATCATGACCATTGGTGGTGGGCCAGTGGCTTTAGTTCTAGACCAGAGGGCAATGCATTTCGATTGAGAGGTTCCCCATTTAGCTCAACATATGGCTTGTATCTAATGAAATGTACCATAATTTttgattttgtaatttttttttctagctgaCACAAGTTCTACAAATGAAACTACAACGTCTTATACCTCATCAGGTAGTGATTCATCACAGACGTCATCACAAACTACAGTGATAAATATGAGTACAACGGACAGCAGTACCGGTACTGTCTCTGATACATCTCCAGACAGTAGTACAACCTCTAGCCAGGAGCCAAGCACATCACTAAGTGATGCTACAACCCAATCTCAAAGTGCAACTACAACTCAACAAGAGTCGACAAGCAGCACCGGAGAAGTAACATCCATATCCAACACCAATACATCAAGTAGTGAACCTTCTGCATCAACCAATGCTGAAACTTCATCAAATACCGAATCAGTGACTACATCTGATACTGGTACCATCACACAAGAAACAACATTAGTGGACTCCACGACACAGAGAAGTACAGCAGATACTATCACGTCTTCATCCATCACAGATGTTACCTCCACAGATACCTCAACATCTGCAGGGTCTACAAGTAACGTTGAATCATCTTCTGTAAATCCTACAGGCACATCCACCGAAATGCCTTCTAGTATAGCGACATCAGAGTCAACAACTAGTGCAAGTGTGACTACTACAGATGTCGTGGCTTCATCAACCATAGAAAGTTTGTCCACAGTTACCTCAACATTTGAAAGTTCTGCAGTGACGTCAAGTAATGTTGAATCTACATCTCCAAGTTCTGAAAGCCCTTCAGGAGCCTCCACTGAAACATCTACTAGTGTAGGACCAACAGAATCCACAACAGCAGAAAGTATCTCCACAGTCTTGTCAACCGCTGAAACATCTCCAGTGACATCAAGTAACACTGAATCTACATCTTTGTCATCTTCTGTAAGTCCAGCAGACACAACTGAGATTTCTACAAGTATCTCACAATCAGAATCCACTACTACAGAAAGCTTCTCCACAGTCATCTCTACTTCTGAAACATCAACAGTAGCAGCAAGTATCTCTGAAACTACATCCGAGTCATCTTCTGTAAGTCCTTCAGACACAACACAATCAGGATCCATAACTACAGATGGAATCTCCACATCTTCTGTGACATTGACTTACTTTGAATCTTCATCTACATCACCTTCTGTAAGTCCTTCAGATACAACCACTGAAACTCCTACAAGTACTTTCCAATCAGAAACATCTTCAGTGACATCAACTAACTTTGAGTCAACCTCCTTGTCACCGTCTGTAAGTGTTTCAGACACAACCACTGACATTTCTACAAGTACTTTACTATCAGACTCCACAACCTCCCAAGACATCTCAACAGTCTTGTCAACCTCTGAAACACCTACAGTGACATCAAGTAACACAGAATCTACATCCATGTCACCTTCTGTAAGCCCTTCAGACACGACCACTGAAACCCCTACAAATACCTTACAATCAGATTCCACAACTACAGGAAGCATCTCCACAGTCATCTCTACTTCTGAAACATCAACAGTGACATCAAGTTTCACTGAATCCACATCTGTTTCATCTTTCGTCAGTGTTTCAGACACAACCACCACAGAAATACCTACTAGTTCATCAGAGTCTACAACAGCAGCAGATATCTCAACAGTCTTGTCAACTTCTGAGACATCACCTTCTGTAAGTCCTTCAGACACGACTACTGAAACCCCTACAAGTACTTTCCAATCCGAAACATCTTCAGTGACTTCAAGTAACTTTGAATCAACCTCCTTGTCACCCTCTGTAAGTGTTTCAGACACAACCACTGACATTTCTACAAGTACCTTACTATCAGACTCCACAACCTCCCAAGACATCTCAACAGTTTTGTCAACCTCTGAAACATCTACAGTGACATCAAGTAACACAGAATCTACATCCATGTCACCGTCTGTAAGTGTTTCAGACACAACCACTGACATTTCTACAAGTACTTTACTATCAGACTCCACAACCTCCCAAGACATCTCAACAGTTTTGTCAACCTCTGAAACATCTACAGTGACATCAAGTAACACAGAATCTACATCCATGTCACCTTCTGTAAGCCCTTTAGAAACCAGCACTGAAACTCCTACAAGTACTTTACAACCAGATTCCACAACTACAGAAAGCATCTCCACAGTCATCTCTACTTCTGAAACATCAACAGTGACATCAAGTTTCACTGAATCCACATCGGTTTCATCTTTCGTCAGTGTTTCAGACACAACCACTGAACCCCCTACTAGTTCATCACTATCAGAAtctacaacagcagcagcagatatCTCAACAGTCTTGTCAACTTCTGAAACATCAACAGTGACATCAACTATCTCTGAATCTACATCTGTGTCATCTTCTGTAAGTCCTTCAGACACAACTACTGAATCCCCTGCAAGTACCTTACAATCAGATACTACAACCACAGGAAGCATCTCCACAGTCATCTCTACTTCTGAAACATCTTCAGTGACATCAAGTAACTTTGAATCTACATCTTTGTCATCTTCTGTAAGTGTTTCAGACACAACCACAGACATTTCTACAAGTACTTTACTATCAGACTCCACAACATCCCAAGACATCTCAACAGTCTTGTCAACCTCTGAAACACCTACAGTGACATCAAGTAACACAGAATCTACATCCTTGTCACCTTCTGTAAGCCCTTCAGACACGACCACTGAAACCCCTACAAGTACCTTACTATCAGATTCCACAACTACAGGAAGCATCTCCACAGTCATCTCTACTTCTGAAACATCATCAACAACATCAGGTTTCACTGAATCCACATCTGTTTCATCTTTCGTCAGTGTGTCAGACACAACCACTGAACCCCCTACTAGTTCATCACAATCAGAGtctacaacagcagcagcaggtatCTCAACTGTCTTGTCAACTTCTGAAACATCACCTTCTGTAAGTCCTTCAGACACAACTACTGAAACGCCTACAAGTACTTTCCAATCAGAAACATCTACAGTGACATCAAGTAACTTTGAATCAACCTCCTTGTCACCGTCTGTAAGTGTTTCAGACACAACCACTGACATTTCTACAAGTACTTTACTATCAGATTCCACAACCTCCCAAGACATCTCAACAGTCTTGTCAACCTCTGAAACACCTACAGTGACATCAAGTATCACAGAATCTACATCTTTCTCACCTTCTACAAGTCCATCAGACTCGACCATTGAAACCTCTACAAGTAACTTGCAATCAGATTCCACAACTACAGAAAGCATCTCCACAATCATCTCTACTTCAGAAACATCAACAGTGACATCAAGTAACTTTGAATCTACATCCATGTCGCCTTCTGTAATGGTTTCGGATACAACCACTGATACTTCTACAAGCTCCTTACAATCAGATTCTACAACCTCAGTGGGCGTCTCAACAGTCTTGTCTACCTCTGAAACACCTACAGTCACATCAGTTATCACTGAATCTACATCGTTTTCACCTTCTGTAAGTCCTTCAGACACAACAACAGAAGTTCCTACTAATACAGCACAATCAGATTCCACTACTACAGAAGGGACATCCACAGTCACACAGACTTCTGAAACATCAAGTAACTTTGAATCTACATCCTTGTCACCTTCTGTAAGTTCTGCAGACACAACCACTGACATTCCTACAAGTGTAACAGAATCCACAACTACAGAAAGTATTTCCACCATCATCTCTACTTCTGAATCATCCACAGCAACAGTGAGTATCTCTGAATCTACATCTGTGTCTTCTTCTGTCACAGTTTCAGACACAACCACTGAAATTCTTAGCAGTACAATACAATCAGAATCTACAACAGCCTTGCCAACCTCTGAAACATCACCATCTGTAAGTCTTTCAGACACAACCAGTGAATCCCCAACAAGCACCTTACAATCAGATTCTACAACCTCGGGCGGCGTCTCCACAACATTGTCAACTTCTGAAACATCTACAGTGACGTCAAGTAACTTTGAATCTACATCTTTCTCACCATCTGTAAGTGCTTTGGACACAACCACTGATATTTCTACAAGTTCCTTACAATCAGACTCCACAACCTTCCAAGTTGTCTCAACAATCTTATCAACTACTGAAATATCTACAGTGACATCAAGTAACACAGAATCTACATCCATGTCACCTTCTGTAAGCCCTTCAGACACGACCACTGAAACCCCTACAACAACTTTACAATCAGATTCCACAACTACAGAAAGCATCTCCACAGTCATCTCTACTTCTGAAACATCATCAACAACATCAGGTTTCACTGAATCCACATCTGTTTCATCTTTCGTCAGTGTTTCAGACACAACCACCGAAATCCCTACTAGTTCATCACAATCAGAATCTACAACAGCAGCAGATATCTTAACTGTCTTGTCAACTTCTGAAACATCAACAGTGACATCAACTATCTCTCAATCTACATCCTTGTCACCTTCTGTAAGTGTTTCAGACACAACCACTGACATTTCTACAAGTTCCTTTCAATCAGATTCCCCAACCTCCCAAGTTGTCTCAACAGTTTTATCAACTACTGAAACACCCACAGTAACATCAGGTATCTCTGAATCTACATCCTTGTCACCTTCTGTAAGTCCATCAGACACGACCACTGAAACCCCTACAAGTACCTTACAATCAGATTCCACAACTACCGAAAGCATCTCCACAGTCATCTCTACTTCTGAAACATCAACAACATCAAGTTTCACTGAATCCACATCGGTTTCATCTTTCGTCAGTGTTTCAGACACAACCACTGAAATCCCTACTAGTTCATCACTATCAGAATCTACAACAGCAGCAGGTATCTCAACAGCCTTGTCAACTTCTGAGACATCAACAGTGACATCAAGTATCTCTGAATCTACATCTGTGTCACCTTCTGTAAGCCCTTTAGACACAACCACTGAATCCCCTACAAGTACCTTACAATCAGATACTACAACCACAGAAAGCATCTCCACAGTCATCTCTACTTCTGAAACATCTCCATTGACATCAACTAACTTTGAGTCAACCTCCTTGTCACCTTCTGTAAGTGTTTCAGACACAACCACTGACATTTCTACAAGTACTTTACTATCAGACTCCACAACCTCCCAAGACATCTCAACAGTCTTGTCAACCTCTGAAACACCTACAGTGACATCAAGTAACACAGAATCTACATCCTTGTCACCTTCTGTAAGCCCTTCAGACACGACCACTGAAACCCCTACAACAACTTTACAATCAGATTCCACAACTACAGAAAGCATCTCCACAGTCATCTCTACTTCTGAAACATCATCAACAACATCAGGTTTCACTGAATCCACATCTGTTTCATCTTTCGTCAGTGTGTCAGACACAACCACTGAACCCCCTACTAGTTCATCAGAatctacagcagcagcagcagcagatatcTCAACAGTCTTGTCAACTTCTGAAACATCAACAGTGACATCAACTATCTCTGAATCTACATCGTTCTCACCTTCTGTAAGTGCTTCAGACACAACCACTGACATTTCTACAAATACCTTACTATCAGACTCCACAACCTCCAAAGTTGTCTCAACTGTCTTATCAACTACTGAAACACCTACAGTGACATCAAGTAACACAGAATCTACATCTTTGTCACCTTCTGTAAGCCCTTCAGACACGACCACTGAAACCCCTACAAGTACCTTACAATCAGATTCCACAACTACAGAAAGCATCTCCACAATCATCTCTACTTCTGAAACATCAACAGTGACATCAAGCAACACTGATTCTACATCCATGTCACCTTCTGTAATTGTTTCGGATACAACCACTGATATTTCTACAAGTTCCTTACAATCAGATTCTACAACCTCGGTAGGCGTCTCAACAGTCTTGTCAACCACTGAAACACCTACAGTAACATCAGGTATCTCTGAATCTACATCTTTGTCACCTTCTGTAAGTCCATCAGACACGACCACTGAAACCCCTACAAGTACCTTACAATCAGATTCCACAACTACAGAAAGTATCTCCACAGTCATCTCTACTTCTGAAACATCTCCAGTGACATCAAGTTTCACTGAATCCACATCGGTTTCATCTTTCGTCAGTGTGTCAGACACAACCACTGAAATCCCTACTAGTTCATCACAATCAGAatctacagcagcagcagcaggtatCTCAACAGTCTTGTCAACTTCTGAAACATCAACAGTGACATCAAGTATCTCTGAATCTACATCATTGTCACCTTCTGTAAGCCCTTCAGACATGACCACTGAAACCCCTACAAGCACCTTACAATCAGATTCTACAACCTCGGGAGGCGTCTCCACAATATTGTCAACTTCTGAAACATCTCCATTGACATCAAGTAACTTCGAATCAACCTCCTTGTCACCGTCTGTAAGTGTTTCAGACACAACCACTGACATTTCTACAAGTACTTTACTATCAGACTCCACAACCTCCCAAGACATCTCAACAGTCTTGTCAACCTCTGAAACACCTACAGTGACATCAAGTAACACAGAATCTACATCCATGTCACCTTCTGTAAGCCCTTCAGACACGACCACTGAAACCCCTACAAATACCTTACTATCAGATTCTACAACTACAGAAAGCATCTCCACAGTCATCTCTACTTCTGAAACATCAACAGTGACATCAATTTTCACAGAATCCACATCTGTTTCATCTTTCGTCAGTGTGTCAGACACAACCACTGAACCCCCTACAAGTTCATCAGAAtctacaacagcagcagcagcagatatcTCAACTGTCTTGTCAACTTCAGAAACATCAATAGTGACATCAACTATCTCTGAATCTACATCCATGTCACCTTCTGTAAGTCATTTAGACACAACCACTGAATCCCCTACAAGTACCTTACAATCAGATACTACAACTACAGAAAGCATCTCCACAGTCATCTCTACTTCTGAAACATCAACAGTGACATCAAGTAACTTTGAATCTACATCCTTGTCGCCCTCTGTAAGTGTTTCAGACACAACCACTGACATTTCTACAAGTACTTTACTATCAGACTCCACAACCTCCCAAGACATCTCAACAGTCTTGTCAACCTCTGAAACATCAACAGTGACATCAAGTATCACAGAATCTACATCGTTCTCACCTTCTGTAAGTCCTTCAGACACGACCACTGAAACCCCTACAAGTACCTTACAATCAGATTCCACAACTACAGAAAGCATCTCCACAGTCATCTCTACTTCTGAAACATCAACAGTGACATCAATTTTCACAGAATCCACATCTGTTTCATCTTTCGTCAGTGTGTCAGACACAACCACTGAACCCCCTACTAGTTCATCAGAATCtacaacaacagcagcagcagatatCTCAACAGTCTTGTCAACTTCAGAAACATCAATAGTGACATCAACTATCTCTGAATCTACATCCATGTCACCGTCTGTAAGTGCTTCAGACACAACCACTGACATTTCTACAAATACCTTACTATCAGACTCCACAACCTCCCAAGTTGTCTCAACTGTCTTATCAACTACTGAAACACCTACAGTGACATCAAGTAACACAGAATCTACATCCTTGTCACCTTCTGTAAGTCCATCAGACACGACCACTGAAACCCCTACAACAACTTTACAATCAGATTCCACAACTACAGAAAGCATCTCCACAGTCATCTCTACTTCTGAAACACCAACAGTGACATCAAGCAACACTGATTCTACATCCATGTCACCTTCTGTAATTGTTTCGGATACAACCAATGATATTTCTACAAATACCTTACTATCAGACTCCACAACCTCCCAAGACATCTCAACAGTCTTATCAACTACTGAAACACCTACAGTGACATCAAGTATCACAGAATCTACATCCTTGTCACCTTCTGTAAGCCCTTCAGACACGACCACTGAATCCCCTACAACAACTTTACAATCAGATTCCACAACTACAGGAAGCATCTCCACAGTCATCTCTACTTCTGAAACATCTTCAACAACATCAGGTTTCACTGAATCCACATCTGTTTCATTTTTCGTCAGTGCTTCAGACACAACCACTGAAATCCCAACTAGTTCATCACAATCAGAGTCTACAACAGCAGCAGATATATCAACAGTCTTGTCAACCTCTGAAACATCAACAGTGACATCAACTATCTCTGAATCTACATCCGTGTCACCTTCTGTAAGTCTTTCAGACACAACCACTGAAACCAGTACAAGCACCTTACAAACAGATTCTACAACCTCTGGAGGCGTCTCCACAATATTGTCAACTTCTGAAACATCTACAGTGACATCAAGTAACTTGGAATCAACCTCCTTGTCACCGTCTGTAAGTGTTTTAGACACAACCACTGACATTTCTACAAGTACTTTACTATCAGACTCCACAACCTCCCAAGACATTTCAACAGTCTTGTCAACCTCTGAAACGCCTACAGTGACATCAAGTATCACAGAATCTACATCCATGTCACCTTCTGTAAGC includes:
- the LOC140119608 gene encoding uncharacterized protein isoform X1, with product MSTTDSSTGTVSDTSPDSSTTSSQEPSTSLSDATTQSQSATTTQQESTSSTGEVTSISNTNTSSSEPSASTNAETSSNTESVTTSDTGTITQETTLVDSTTQRSTADTITSSSITDVTSTDTSTSAGSTSNVESSSVNPTGTSTEMPSSIATSESTTSASVTTTDVVASSTIESLSTVTSTFESSAVTSSNVESTSPSSESPSGASTETSTSVGPTESTTAESISTVLSTAETSPVTSSNTESTSLSSSVSPADTTEISTSISQSESTTTESFSTVISTSETSTVAASISETTSESSSVSPSDTTQSGSITTDGISTSSVTLTYFESSSTSPSVSPSDTTTETPTSTFQSETSSVTSTNFESTSLSPSVSVSDTTTDISTSTLLSDSTTSQDISTVLSTSETPTVTSSNTESTSMSPSVSPSDTTTETPTNTLQSDSTTTGSISTVISTSETSTVTSSFTESTSVSSFVSVSDTTTTEIPTSSSESTTAADISTVLSTSETSPSVSPSDTTTETPTSTFQSETSSVTSSNFESTSLSPSVSVSDTTTDISTSTLLSDSTTSQDISTVLSTSETSTVTSSNTESTSMSPSVSVSDTTTDISTSTLLSDSTTSQDISTVLSTSETSTVTSSNTESTSMSPSVSPLETSTETPTSTLQPDSTTTESISTVISTSETSTVTSSFTESTSVSSFVSVSDTTTEPPTSSSLSESTTAAADISTVLSTSETSTVTSTISESTSVSSSVSPSDTTTESPASTLQSDTTTTGSISTVISTSETSSVTSSNFESTSLSSSVSVSDTTTDISTSTLLSDSTTSQDISTVLSTSETPTVTSSNTESTSLSPSVSPSDTTTETPTSTLLSDSTTTGSISTVISTSETSSTTSGFTESTSVSSFVSVSDTTTEPPTSSSQSESTTAAAGISTVLSTSETSPSVSPSDTTTETPTSTFQSETSTVTSSNFESTSLSPSVSVSDTTTDISTSTLLSDSTTSQDISTVLSTSETPTVTSSITESTSFSPSTSPSDSTIETSTSNLQSDSTTTESISTIISTSETSTVTSSNFESTSMSPSVMVSDTTTDTSTSSLQSDSTTSVGVSTVLSTSETPTVTSVITESTSFSPSVSPSDTTTEVPTNTAQSDSTTTEGTSTVTQTSETSSNFESTSLSPSVSSADTTTDIPTSVTESTTTESISTIISTSESSTATVSISESTSVSSSVTVSDTTTEILSSTIQSESTTALPTSETSPSVSLSDTTSESPTSTLQSDSTTSGGVSTTLSTSETSTVTSSNFESTSFSPSVSALDTTTDISTSSLQSDSTTFQVVSTILSTTEISTVTSSNTESTSMSPSVSPSDTTTETPTTTLQSDSTTTESISTVISTSETSSTTSGFTESTSVSSFVSVSDTTTEIPTSSSQSESTTAADILTVLSTSETSTVTSTISQSTSLSPSVSVSDTTTDISTSSFQSDSPTSQVVSTVLSTTETPTVTSGISESTSLSPSVSPSDTTTETPTSTLQSDSTTTESISTVISTSETSTTSSFTESTSVSSFVSVSDTTTEIPTSSSLSESTTAAGISTALSTSETSTVTSSISESTSVSPSVSPLDTTTESPTSTLQSDTTTTESISTVISTSETSPLTSTNFESTSLSPSVSVSDTTTDISTSTLLSDSTTSQDISTVLSTSETPTVTSSNTESTSLSPSVSPSDTTTETPTTTLQSDSTTTESISTVISTSETSSTTSGFTESTSVSSFVSVSDTTTEPPTSSSESTAAAAADISTVLSTSETSTVTSTISESTSFSPSVSASDTTTDISTNTLLSDSTTSKVVSTVLSTTETPTVTSSNTESTSLSPSVSPSDTTTETPTSTLQSDSTTTESISTIISTSETSTVTSSNTDSTSMSPSVIVSDTTTDISTSSLQSDSTTSVGVSTVLSTTETPTVTSGISESTSLSPSVSPSDTTTETPTSTLQSDSTTTESISTVISTSETSPVTSSFTESTSVSSFVSVSDTTTEIPTSSSQSESTAAAAGISTVLSTSETSTVTSSISESTSLSPSVSPSDMTTETPTSTLQSDSTTSGGVSTILSTSETSPLTSSNFESTSLSPSVSVSDTTTDISTSTLLSDSTTSQDISTVLSTSETPTVTSSNTESTSMSPSVSPSDTTTETPTNTLLSDSTTTESISTVISTSETSTVTSIFTESTSVSSFVSVSDTTTEPPTSSSESTTAAAADISTVLSTSETSIVTSTISESTSMSPSVSHLDTTTESPTSTLQSDTTTTESISTVISTSETSTVTSSNFESTSLSPSVSVSDTTTDISTSTLLSDSTTSQDISTVLSTSETSTVTSSITESTSFSPSVSPSDTTTETPTSTLQSDSTTTESISTVISTSETSTVTSIFTESTSVSSFVSVSDTTTEPPTSSSESTTTAAADISTVLSTSETSIVTSTISESTSMSPSVSASDTTTDISTNTLLSDSTTSQVVSTVLSTTETPTVTSSNTESTSLSPSVSPSDTTTETPTTTLQSDSTTTESISTVISTSETPTVTSSNTDSTSMSPSVIVSDTTNDISTNTLLSDSTTSQDISTVLSTTETPTVTSSITESTSLSPSVSPSDTTTESPTTTLQSDSTTTGSISTVISTSETSSTTSGFTESTSVSFFVSASDTTTEIPTSSSQSESTTAADISTVLSTSETSTVTSTISESTSVSPSVSLSDTTTETSTSTLQTDSTTSGGVSTILSTSETSTVTSSNLESTSLSPSVSVLDTTTDISTSTLLSDSTTSQDISTVLSTSETPTVTSSITESTSMSPSVSPSDTTTETPTTTLQSDSTTTESISTVISTSETSTATSSFTESTSVSSFVSVSDTTTEIPTSSSLSESTTAAADISTVLSTSETPTVTSSNTESTSLSPSVSPSDTTTESPTSTLLSDSTTTESISTVISTSETSTATSNFMESTSVSSSVSISDTTSEIPTTSSQSEATTGGISTILSTSETPTVTSSNTESISFSPSVSPSDTTTETPTTTLQLDSTTTGSISTVISTSETSPVTTSNFESSSLSPSVSSSGTTTEIPTSTAQSDSTTSGSLSTVISTSETSLLTTAFESTSVSPSSSSTTEIPTGAAQSESTTTGSVSTVISTSETSTVTTGIFESSSLSPSVSSSGTTTEIPTSTTQSESTTTGSISTVISTSETSPVTTSIFISSSLYPSVSTEIPTSTTQSESTSIGSISTVISTSETSPVTTSIFESSSLSPSVSSSGTTTEIPTSTAQSESTTSGSFTVISTSETSPIATSIFESSSLSPSVSSSGTTTEIPTSTTQSESTTTGSISTVISTSETSPVTTSIFISSSLYPSVSTEIPTSTTQSESTSIGSISTVISTSETSPVTTSIFESSSLSPSVSSSGTTTEIPTSTAQSESTTSGSFTVISTSETSPIATSIFESSSLSPSVSSSGTTTEIPTSTAQSQSTTTGSFSTVISTSETSPVTTSIFESSSLSPSVSSSGTTTEIPPSNTQSESTTTGSFSTVISTSETSPVTTSIFISSSLSPSISSSGTTTEIPTSTAQSESTTSGSFSTFISTSETSPLTTAFESTSVSPSSSTTIEIPTGAAQSESTTTGNISTVISTSETTPLTTTFQSSSLSPSVSSSGTTTEIPTSTGQSESTTSGSLSTVISTSETSPVTSIFESSSLSPSESSTSPTTEIPTSTGQSESTTTRSLSTVISTSETSLLTTVFESTSVSPSSSSTTEIPTGAEQSESITTGSISTVISTSETSPVTTSNFESSSLSSSVSSSGTTTEIPTSTTQSESTTSGSISTVISTSETSPVTILESSSLSPSVSSSGATIEITTSTTQSESTTTGSLSTVISTSETSPVTSSIFESSSLSPSVSSSGTTTEIPTSTAQSDSTTSGSISTVISTSETSPLTTAFESTSVSPSSSSTTEIPTGAAQSESTTTGSISTVISTSETSPVTIFESSSLSPSVNSTGTTTEIPTGAAQSESTTTGSLSTVISTSETSPVTTSIFVSSSLSPSVETSTGTTQTESSTTTESISTVISTSETSPFITSSFESTSLSPSVSSSSSTTREILTGTSQSESTTSQIFTFTSTTPASISTSSNTETTSSTSSSVISAGINSTELSTAGTTFGSNITSLSTPAVTTMSTSVPSTTTSILDTNTTTTTSTTTTTIVPTTTSTNNSTITDILSDPTSTFMTVTTIPSQTSQSTVSDSSTGLHTAGINSTQPSSEPTSETIYTTSTPTSMAGGLSSGSTTTATTMSPLSSMTPTTLSNVSTSLSTAETTTTTTPTTTTTAVTSVNSTLTSGLSTASTTATTTTLPLGSMTTVSNASTTLNTAGSSTERSTSETTTITSTTSTTYVPTAGTSVNSTLTSGLSTASTTATSSTTPSLSSTTPSTVSNASTTLSTAGSTTERSTSETTTTSSTATTTTPTTLISVNSTLTSGLSTASTTVTNTTTPSLTVTTPATASNATTTLSTTQPSTASATITTAPTTVPPVNSTSVLSSLTSSTTSTTSATTTPTTTTSTTTTSTASPSVCDVASVSVQLLNITSDVIIFKLIKQGAPNNAVYRVVLSTGSNTTAAITTSSTTLNFTGLFPSVEYQISVQQTFCPQKPNYSVAVRTAAKIFAAQIRVTNEVYKSDYSNKSSAAFQDFEKNFIAELVKYLSDYLRGRINSGQMKIVLTSLVQGSVIVNYDIVTNIADNFTLQIVKEDFTDALNQSTALTIDPLSYMFNAVNSCQPGLNGCSVNATCTPDGASYTCKCFPGYVDTSPNVPGITCVPDVDECAIPSLNTCSPLATCTNTNTSYLCQCIPGTEDQNPSNPGRVCVDINECANTSLNTCSQYANCTNTNGSYLCQCMPGTEDRNTSNPGRVCVDINECANTSLNTCSPYANCTNTNASYQCQCIPGFQDRNTSNPGRVCVDIDECSQPNMNTCSPLATCTNTVGSYQCQCKSGTKDEQPSNPGRVCSDIDECTAPNINTCSQFANCTNTIGSYLCQCYPGIQDLNSTNPGHNCLDPVLCYNAATFCSATSSCSIDGKSQICASKQAFPARALMKGLNFTTDYYNQSSTAYKDLAARFTVNLANYMKAALNVSNFQIIVVGFRQGSIDAYFMSIINSSSPISSADMEKALLAQNVLPGDVTVNLLPAIATNQVTTEDNNWRTATIVVAVLLGVFLLIVVVLSALWIYTKNRAGRYSPYTDNILGHSYKNF